The sequence TATCATCTCTGACCCTGCTGACGACAGCGAAGCTGACGAAGCTGACAAATCCAATACTAGCCACACCATCTTCAGCAactctcttccacctccacacATGCACAATAGAGTCTTCGCTCCAAGTCCCCAGCGCCGAGGTGTACTACTGGGGCAGAGGAGCTCAACCCAATCCAGCATTCCAATTATATACCTCCCTCCgatccaaactcaccgaGAATCTAGACCAACTCAGTACACTAGACATAGCCTCAGCAAATGACATTGTTCGACCAAACTACACACCACCAGCTCACATGGCTCAATCCGGACCGTACTCGCAAGGTATCAAGGTTCATTTACCCGGAACGCACAAGAAGAAACAATTAGCAGTGTTAGAGAGTCTTCCTAGATCAGTGAATAAGGAATGGATCCCTTCATCCACAGCATGGGATATGCAGAACTGGCTACATGCTCTACTCTCCTTAGATCCAAAGTGGGAACCGATGAGAAAAGGGGGTTATAGAGACGATAAGCGACGTTTCGACTTACAATCTAACCTCAAAATATGTTGGGTTCCtgatgattcggatgatgggttggataTCAAGCTTCTCCTCACAATCAACgtgatgatggatctgaACACTATTTTCGACCCTTTACCAGAGATAGGTCATGATATGCTTGGTCTGATCCTCCACTCCCTTATACCATCCTCGACAGCCAGAACGTTCCGAAGAGAATTAGAAGCTCGTGCTGCCGCCTTGAACAGCTTCTACACATGTCTTCGACCTGCTCCGGACCTCCCATTCAATTTCTCGGCTAATCAACTTCAACCGAAGGAGATGGTATCGAAATTGTTACCGTTCCAAACTAGAACTGTCAGATTACTCTTACAGAGGGAACAGGGTACTTTTCAAAGAGGAGGACATGATCCAGAGGGGTTCTGGAAAGCTTATGATATCGGTCAGAAAGATGGTAGAGTCGCGTATAGGAGGTTGACTGGTGATTTGAAGCTTGTTGGTGGATCTCGTCAAGCTGTCAAGGTAGAtaggaaaggaaagggaagagcTATCGACGCGTCACCGGAAAGAGCTATTGATGAGCTCACACAtgcagaggaagggggtgTCCCTAATTTGTTGGATTTATCGGGAGTTAGAGGGACAATGCTTTGCGAGGAAATGGGTGAGCCGACACCAATATGAAGACAGTCGGATTGAGCTAATTCAGTGCTTCAGGTCTCGGAAAGACCGTCGAAGCAATCGCTCTCGTGCTCCTCCATAGACATCCTCTTTCGAAACCTCGTgtcatctcccttcctcgcGATTCTAATGTTGCTTCCTCCATTGACACCGACCCGAAGGCGTCCGGATCTAAATCGACCAAAAGCAAAACGGCCAATAATAAGCGAGCAACCAAAGGCAAAGACGGGGAAGGTGACTCTGTACCTATCATTGATCTTTTGAATGGCACCCCCGGTATGGACATTGCAGAAGTGAAGAAGtgggttgaagatgaacaagctGCTTTTGCAGGTAGAAAGGCGTGGGACGAGCAGGCTCAGTTAAATGTCACGGAGGTAGCTGTGAGTTTGATGTACCCCGTTCCCCATTATCCAGAAAATCACTGATGCAAAATATGATATAGACCACGCTCATTGTCACTCCACCATCACTGCTCAAACAATGGGTATCGGAGATGCAAAGACATGCACCAACTTTACGAGTATGCGTGTACGAAGGATGGAAATCACTGCAGAAAGGGGTAGAGAAACAGAGAGCGGCAAGGATGAAAGTTGTTGaagttgagaagaagaggaaagctGTCGCATTTAGAGATCAGACCAGAAGCAAGTATGCCAAGAGTAATGCTAGTAGGagagtgaaggtggagaacGATCGTGATCcgattgagattgatgatgacgatgaggtcAAGCCTGAACttcaagaggaagaggaaggaacaCTTCAGGTGACCCAGAGACAGTTTGTGGAGTATGTTAGGGCACATGATGTCGTTGTTACTACTTATCAGTGAGTTGAACATGATTCATGGTATGAAATTCACGGAGTTTGCTGACGTCGCATTGTTAGGGATTGTAAGTATAACCTCAAAATCCAAATGCTTGTTATCTAACGCATCATATATCTGCAGTGCAACAGGATCTCAAGGTCGCTTTACCTGCACCACCGAGAAGTCGACGATCGACTGCTAACTACAGACCAAACGAACGACCCCGAAGTCCACTGGTAATGGTCGAGTGAGTACCGTCAGTGGTCGATATGGACATCCAGCTGACAAAGATGGCAGATGGTGGCGAGTCATCATGGACGAAGTACAACTTGCAGGTGATCAATCGGATGCGGCGTGAGTTCAGTTAGAACGTCCAGAAAGGAGTGTAGCTGATAACGGTATCATAGCAATATGGTATCTTTAATCCCACGTAAAAATTCGCTGGCTGTGTCAGGTACTCCCGCAAGAGCAGATATCAAGGATCTCATGGGCTCTCTCAAATTCTTGCGAGTACCTCTTGTTCCTTACGATCATCGAATATGGCATCGACTCCAGCAGCCTTCTATGCGATCTGCCTTCGAGGGTCTATTCCGATCAATCGCGGTCCGTACTACtaagaaggaggtgggtgataGCTTATAAACCGTTTATGAGTGCTGCATTGACTAAGCTGTCGTATCGTAGGTATCTGGCGAATTCAACCTTCCCCATCAAACTCGATTTGTCGTTCCCATCGAATTATCCGAAATCGAACTGCACTATTACAACGATACCCTCGAACGATTCAGAGAGAGACTTCGTTTGCCGTTGTATCCGGGAGAACCAAGACCTGATGATTGGGTACTGGACCGTCATCTATTCATCGTCTGCTTAAGGAATCTCAGGCAAATCTGTACTCATATCCAAGTGGGGCAGATGGGGGAGAATGTAGCTCcgaggggagagaggagattaCACCTCGGTAGAGCGCTGATGACCATGACTGAAGCTTTGGATAAGATGAGGAATGATCATACGCAGGAATTCCTACTTGATACTCGAGAGCAAGTAAGTGACAAGGGTCATAGACGCGCGTTTGCTGACATGGGTTTTACCGCAGATGcgaaagatgatcaagaaagCCCAGCTGGTGATTCTCAACGAAAATGACGATGTACGATATCTTACTGCGCTGAATGTAAGTATACAGTCATATCGTGTATAAGACCGGGCTATGCTGATGAAAGTAAAACAGATGTATGAGAAAGTACGAACGACGTTGAACAAGCACATAACACCTGTTCGAGAACATCTGAAAGGCCTTTTAGATGGCAGAGAGGATAGTGCCGAGCTGGACAGAGGCGATACGCCGGAACGACACCAGAGTCAAcaggagagagaaaaggcTCAAGCCATCATGACGGCGAAACAAACGTGAGTTGGACCTTTTGATGCGTCTCGCTAGGCTGACGAATGACGCTATAGGATCCGAGAAATCCTCATTGTCTTACATCAGGCATGGTTCTTTGAAGGAGACGTCCGACATATGCTCAAGCagcaggatgaagagagtgAGCTACACCTGTTAAGCTATATCGTATATTAGCTGATCATACATTGGAACCTGTACTTCAGTCAATTGTTAcgctcaagctgatctcatCCGAAAAGAGATCCTTAAACAACCTCTGAAAGGCGCTAATTTATCTGTGGAATATCTTCAACGTCAACTCGGCCACACTGCAGCTGTACATGATGTGAATGAACTCAAGACTGGTGCGACCAATAATCGGGGAGGTATATTGTCTAATGACATTATCAACCAGTTGAATGATCTGCTCGAGATTATGAATGATAAGTGAGCTAATTCATTTCTTTGAAGGacgatcaagctgacgatATGCTGTAGTGcatacctcatcttcgatTGGAGAGCTAAGATCATCGCGCTTCTCTCGTCTCCTATTGAAGGGGAAAATGTTGAAAATGCAGAAGCTGGACAAAATACGGAGGTGGAAGACCCCGAACAGGAGTTTTACGCTGAAGCGTTGAAAGCTCaaggagagggtgagcgAATATTTAGAATCAACTGCTTGTTGATGCGATATGGACTGACAATGTCATGTAGTGGAAGCGTACTTGATGGCTTTCGCAGCTGCCATTGCGGATCGTAAAGGTGAATTTCACTCTCACAGGTCCAATTGTTGGATCATGCTGATGTGTATGACCCATAGAATTCCTGCTGGAGAATCGAAGTACTTTGGCTGAGCTCGATGCGAGACAAAAGAAACAGGTGAGCTGTCGGGAACGTAATGAGTTTCGCTCAGCTGACTTGTTATACCTGATTCAGCGAAACACCAAAGCAGCTATGAATGCTCTAGCGGATAGCGAGCTGAAAGACGTTCCTGATGAGGTTCATGAACAGGCTGCGTTGCTTATGCGAGAGAGACAGGTGAGTTGCTGTCGACAAAGACCCGCCTCCACCATTTTTCTGATTTTATAACTTGTGTTAGGCATTCCGAGATGCCCGAGTGGAGAAAGGGTGTGAAAGACCACTGAAAGGGTTACTCATCGATCTTCATGGTGAGTGACGGTCAAGTGTAAGCAATAGCagatgatggctgatgatcTGGTTGATCAGGCGTCGCTCATGGACCTAATCGACATGAGGAGGTACTCATTGCTCAAAGAATGGGATCGATGCTGAAGGGATATATACAGAAGCAGAGTGAGACATACGATCATAGTCTACGATGTGGTGCTGATTTTAGGTGTTGTAGCTGAATACGTCGAGAAGCTTAACAAGGAACTCGATCTGTTCCAAGCTACTTTCAACAGACGTGTCAAGTATTTCGCGGCTTTACAGGAGATATCAGATTCGGTATGTCACTTTCCTTGGATCGAGTAGCACGAGCTGACAGGTAACGGGCATGATCGGTGATATAGGTCACTGCACCCGAATACAAAGATCTCACCAGAGAGATAGATGCATATACACGAGAGATAGACGAGCTAGAAGTCAAATTAGCAAGGATGGTTGTGAAAGGTCGATATCTTCAATACCTGGGTAACAAGGAAAGGGATCACGAAGATATAAGGGAAGATTGTATTATCTGTTTTGGGAGTAGTGATGATACGCAAGCTGTTTTATTGGAGTGTGGGCATTATTTCTGTTCGGTGAGTTCGATCTCACCTCTCTCTGATCTACCTTACATTCATGTGCCTGTCCTTTACAAGTATTTGATCGTCCGAGGGGTACAAGCTGATAGGACTTTTGTGGTCTCAGTCCTGTTATAAGGAGTATAGGAAGTCGCCAATGGGGAGGAAATGTCCTTCTTGCAGGATGGACAGTGAGTGTACCCTTCTTCAGTCCTTACGAGCTGTAGGGGAGAATCGTCAGGAGTGAGCTGATTATGTGCGTATAGTTGACGGTAAGGATGTCACTCGAATCAAGTTGAACTCCCACAAACCTGCAATTACCACTTCCACATCCAATGTCGATGAGGGgatgaaagtggaggaaggagaaggagaagtaggagCAAGCGTGCAGGTGCCTGAACCTCAAGATCTCACCGACGAGCGGATTGAGGAAattgaaagagagagaagagcaGCGGAtctgaggaggttgaagatgatggatatgggtaagatgagggaggtgatggggatggatatGCTCGGTGAATATGGGTCTAAGGTGGGTTTGCTTCGTCATTCTGTCTATCCCGGGAGACGCAtttgagaggttgagaggtagGGAAATGCTGATTGGTGATGACATAGATCAACTTCTTGATTAAACACTTGTTATATTTCAAATCTCGAGAACCTGATGGTGAGCTGTAGCATCTACATGGATAAAGGTCCCTCAGCTAACCTGAACGTAATCCTAGCTCGTCATGTGATCTTCTCAAATTGGTCAGATAGTTTGAACAGTCAGTTACACACTCTCCCCTTTCAATTTCCAAGTGGGTTTGACTGACGGCTTTCCTCGAAATAACAGTCGTCATGCAAGCTCTTCGAGCAAACGATATCAAGTTTACCTCGTTCGACGAaggtaagaagaggaaggatgtggTGGACAAGTTTGTAAAGGATCAGAGTATAAAGGTGTTTTTGCTTCAcgctgagaaggagaggtgggtGTTTCGAATACTTCACATGTGCAGGTGCTTCAGAGGCATGTCCAAGTATCCAAGCTGACTCTAGTTTTTGTCATGTAGTTCCGGTTTGACCCTCACCAGTTGCCGAGTGGTCCATTTGCTTGAACCTGTCTTAAGACATAGTTTCGAActgcaaggtgagtctcTTGGATCTGAAAAGCCTCACCCTGAAAGTGAGGGCGGCAAGCTGACTTATTTTGCTGAATACAGCAATTGGACGAGTCGATCGGTGAgtcaccttcttctcccgcGACGACTGGACttgtgagctgatgtatatTGTCATCTGCCAGGTTGGGCCAAGACAAAGAAACTTCGGTGTACTGGTAAGCTCCTCTATCTCACACCTTGATCCTTATTCTTGATCGACCTCAGAAGCTTATGTTATGCTATGTAGCTATGCGACCCTCGAGACCGTCGAATCTCGAATCCTGTCTCAGGGGGTCAGGAACGGTACCTCCATTTACCTCGATGAAGCCAATGGGGATGAACATGTGGCTGATATGCCGAACGTTGCTTCGGCTGCTAGTAAGGGCGGGGATGTGGCgggggatgggaatgaggaggatttATTGGGGTTGATCATGTGATtgtgatggatgttgatggtggggTTTGGTGGAGTGACGGTCAGGGGATGATTGATAAGTAAGGCAAGGATTGATGGCGATCGAGGAGGGGTTTGTTAGTATGGCTGTATATTCATGTTGTTCTCACGGTGTTGGTTGTATATACTTGTATCGATAGATCTGTCTGACGTTTATGAATCTCATGTCATGTCCGAGCTGCTCGAGGAAGGTGTTACCAATTGAGTGCTCAGGTCATATCAAGTGTCCACAGGATCAAGCGAACATCAACCCAGTATCGCTGTAGACAGCAACCTGCATTGCACAGGATGTATTCCAGATGACTTAGTGTACATGTATTACCCAATGCATAATGCGAAATCTATAACACCTCCGTTCACCTAACCGCCTAAACTCCAACTCTACAATTATCCAACGCGAAAATCAATATATCCTCCGCCCCCGTCTTCTCCAACTCGTCCATCACTTTCGCGACCTCCTTCCGTTCCACCATGGAACTGACAGCGACCCACCCGTCCTCCTCGAGCGGAGAGACAGTAGCGGCCCGTCGTCCTGGAGTGATAGTCAAGGCTTTATCGAGGTGCTTCCTCTCGATATTGTACGATGCGTAGACGTATTTCTTCGAGGCGAGGACACCGGCGAATCGAGATTTGATGAGTGGGATTAAAGATTGAAGGTCCGGTgtgagggaggggtgagGGGTCTTGGAAGTTATGAGGACGGCTTCGGATTTCATGAGGGTGTGGATGGCGTGGAGGCCTGCTGCGCGCATTGTGTCGCCTGATTCTATTGGGGAGAACGTGTTAGCAAATGCTCTGATCTCGATTTCAAAAAGAGAGTGATTATGAATCATGGATGGTTGCGATGGTGCAGTGAAAGTcagacaactcaccaaccaaATCCACAATCCCATCTGCCATCCCCAACGCACAGGCAGCCTCTACACTCCCACCTACATACTCCACCTTGGTCTTCTTCCCAGTCTTCGAAtcaaccccttccttcccatTGAACAGCTCCGCAGCCAACACTTCGAAAGAGGTGGCTATCCTTCCTCCGGAGAGGCCCTCGACGGTCTGGATAGGACCGGTGACGGGTACTTGAACTTGCAAGGAGCATTTACCGAAGCCCAGCTGAAGGAGTTCGTCGATCTGTTCGGCGTGGGTCGATTCGGCGATGACGTCTTGGCCTGTTATGCCCAGGGCGACGGATCCGAGGGCGACGAATCGCGGGATGTCGGCGGCTGGGAGGAAGACTCTGTGGGGAGGAGTCAGCAGGTGTGTAAAGGGGTCTGGGTTCGTATGGAGAttcagaaggagagaaaaAAAAGAAGAATTGTGTTGGGATAATGATAGCTGAGAACAGTCAGGAATCAAGTTGTCGTATGAACAAACGTGCGCAATGATCAAGAAATGAAACGAAAGATGCACACTCTCAAACCATACGAGACGAACAGTCCATACTTCTTACATTGAGAGCACTTTCCTCGAAACAGCTTCGGAAGAAAGACTATCACTCACAAAGCAATAGGATGATTCTGCACCAGCGCAACATCCAACCTATGAGCCCTGTTATACTTGATATCCGCCCCTGCCAGCAATTCCAAAGTCTTCTCCATCAATCTACCCTTTTTCGGTACAGCGAACAACAACCTATCTTTGAGAGAGTCGACCAAGAGAGACATGGTTGATTCGGCCCcgaaggatgatttggacgCTCGACCTCCCATTGCTGAGGGTTCGGCGGAGAGGGGAGTGACGGTAGTGGAAGGGAGGACTGATGAGATGCCGGACATTTTGTTGTTGGCTCTTGTGTATTTGAGTAGGTTATGGGAGAGCTCTCAGAGAGTGACTGGGTGGTGCAGCAGAGCTAGCTGCTttttgatgttgattatgCAATGGATATATGCGAACTGCAATCGTGATCCCTCGAGTTACTTCATGACGTCCATGCTGAATGCTGTTCTTTCAATATTTTGATGGAATATCGATTCAACATTTATTCAGGGTAAAATAGATCAGGCGTGCACATCTACCGTTCCTGAGCTCTGCAAACAGGCATGCGGGAGTCGATTACCACGTGAATACGCGTTTGACGTTCTTTTGTTGAAACACAACGTTAACCCACCCAAAAGAGAACGAGAGTGAGAGTAGAAAGCAACAGATACATAATCGATAATAGCCATATCAAGTAACGACCATCTTAAAGAGAGAGGACATTCCTGACCTCACTGTAACTGCTGGAAGTCCGAGAATCGCACCTCAAGTCGTGAAAAGGTATCAACGTAATCGAAAACTCGGTAATTCGAACTGACTTgattcactcactcacttacaacaacaacgaccTATACACGAGGTGACGAAGGGTTGACACCTCACACGAGCAGAGGATGTATCAGACTGGAGATACTTCTTGATCAAGACAACAATCTCTGGAAATTCAAACAGAACAACCTCCCAAGATGTCAGGTCAGGAGACAGCGGTGAAGTCAGGtgttgagggggatgtgaaagcttcaggtgagtgaaaTGCGATTCATGGTCCCTAGAGTTGGTATGGAATTGACTGATCATACAAGCTTATTCCGTCCAaccttcttgctcttcgcTACAGAAACAGCCTCGCACCCTCCCACGACTTCTGATAAGCCTTCAGCCggaccatcttctcccccCAAATCAGCAGACTCGTCAACCCATCTCGTCCAACCCACACCTTCACACTCGCACTCCGGCATAATCGATCTCACCTCCCCTCaatcctctccatccaaaCGAGGATCTTCCActccatcactcacctccaaccgACCCGCCCCAGCCTCTCCCGCATCTTCCAGACCACCTTCAACGCAATTCGACTCCTCCATCCGAGACCGCTCAGGCTCATTATCCGCCTCCTCCGCAAGGAGaatctcagcttcctcagcTTCGTCCTCTACTGCTAAGAATGCCAGATCAAGATCCAGAGCTTCGTCAAAGGTCAGACCCAAATCCATGTTAGGTACAAATATTATTTTACCCGAATCTTCCACTCCCACACCTTCGTCTACCTCTGAACCCAAAGATAAAGACAAGGATACAATTCCAGAATCGAATGAACAAGACCCCTCCGTAACTACCTCGGTCTCTGCTTCTCAAATTATGAATTCCTCATGGGGTGATCAGACCGAGTCCTTCCAAGTGATCTTACCTGAAGTGATTATTCGTGATTTCGCATACCCCCCTACGGATGTGAGGTATAAAGGACAGGGAGTgatagaagatgaagggaataGTAGTGAATCGAATGTCTTCAGGTGGCCTTGGAAGGGCGATTCTGGTGTCGGTGAGGGGGAAAGTTCCTCTTCGGGAGGATGGGGGGGATTCGGTTTCCTAGGTGGATGGAGGAACAGATCAAAAGGTACCGGAACCGACACGGACCGACCAACattcgaggatgatgatgatgatccatcagaccaggatgaggattatgggcaagaggaagagggagaggatcaaTATTATTCCTCCCCTACTCAATCGGATTCCGGATCGCCATCTTCGTACGCTTATAAGATCCTCGAACCTCTCTCACCGTCGGTGGAACCCAGGGGGTATTATCGCGCGGCGTATCCCTTCCAGGCGCTCAGCTCGAGCGAGATGGACCTTCAGGAAGGAGATTTGGTTAATCTCgtggggagggggaatggaGATCCCGGTTGGGTCATAGCTAGGAAGGTGAATATtttggaggggaagattGTAGGTGTGGATGAGAAAGTGGGGTTGGTTCCGGAGAGTTATCTGGAGAGAGTGGAGGTTATTGAGGATTAGACGGTGATACATGAGAGGGAGGGCAAGGTTGGGAGGATCATGGAGGTGGGAATATTAGAAACGGTTTCAAtgaggaaaggggagaatCGATGTGTATATCGTTAGATTGGAAGGGGCACGAATGGATATAAGGATCACGTAAAgacaggagggagaggaacaTTTGAGACGGAGAAAATGGATGTCCCGAGAGGAATTGGAGCAAGGGAATCTCAGCAATTAGGATTCAGCAATATGGGGAGAAGTACATGTACATCGTATAGCATTCTTCTGGCGAATTTGTTGGATCTTGGcgtttgatcatctccttctttgtACAGTTTCATGTGAATCACCTTTGTTTAGTATTCTGACCTATACCCTCACGAAGTTCGAAAAGTATATACCTCTTTGTATCTTATACGTCAATCATGCATGTAACAAGTCACCTACGCCCTGTGCCGCTCTGATACCTCGACCTCGCCACTGACCACTACTGACATACGGTAGTTGCCATACGAACTGTGGATATCGAGCTAGTGATTGCCCTGCTCCGTCGCATGATCCGTACTTGCTTCCCCATCATTAT comes from Kwoniella bestiolae CBS 10118 chromosome 1, complete sequence and encodes:
- a CDS encoding ATP phosphoribosyltransferase is translated as MSGISSVLPSTTVTPLSAEPSAMGGRASKSSFGAESTMSLLVDSLKDRLLFAVPKKGRLMEKTLELLAGADIKYNRAHRLDVALVQNHPIALVFLPAADIPRFVALGSVALGITGQDVIAESTHAEQIDELLQLGFGKCSLQVQVPVTGPIQTVEGLSGGRIATSFEVLAAELFNGKEGVDSKTGKKTKVEYVGGSVEAACALGMADGIVDLVESGDTMRAAGLHAIHTLMKSEAVLITSKTPHPSLTPDLQSLIPLIKSRFAGVLASKKYVYASYNIERKHLDKALTITPGRRAATVSPLEEDGWVAVSSMVERKEVAKVMDELEKTGAEDILIFALDNCRVGV